The following nucleotide sequence is from Borreliella spielmanii.
TTTATTTAAGCTCTAAATCTAAGGATGAAAAATTAAAAAGAGGCTCTATTGTTGAATTTTACATACTTGAGGCAAGCGAAGCAGATGGTTTGAGGCTTATTCTTGATAGGCGAACTTTAGAAAGAGAAAGAGATTTTGCTAAGAGAATAGAGCTGGTAAGTTCTTATAATCAAGAAGATGTGGTTGATGGCGTGGTAGATCGTATTACAGAATATGGTGCAATTATAAAAATTAAAAATTTTGTTACAGGAATTTTACATAAAAGAAATATTGCTTTTAATCAAGTTGAAAATATTGAAGATTTTATTAGAGTTGGTGATAAGTTAAAATTGAAAATTATTAAAATAAATCCACAAACAGGCAAAATGGAATTATCTCTTAAGGCCTTAAAAGCAAATCCTTGGGATTCTGTAGATATTAAATATAAAATTGATAGCATTGTAAAAGGGAAGGTTGCAAAAATTTTACCCTTTGGAGCTGTTATTGAGCTTGACAGCGAATTGTCGGGGTTTTTACATATAAGTAATTTTTCTTGGATAAGGGTAGTAAAGAGTCCTCAAGAATTAATAAAACTTGGTCAGATAGTAGAAGTTAAGATTTTAGAGATAGATAAAGAAAATCAAAAAATATCTCTGGGTATTAAACAGATCAATGAAAATCCTTGGGAGAGATTAACTGAGAAATATCCTATTGGAAAAGTTATTCAAGGGGTTGTTACTAATATTACAAAAACAGGTGCTTTTGTAAATATTGAAGAAGGCATAGATGCTTATGTGAGTAAGTTTGATATTTCTTGGCTTGAAGAGATTGATCCTGAGGAATATTTCAAAATAGGTGATTTAGTGAATGGAAAAGTGCTTGAGGTTGACAAGCGAAAGAGAAATGTTAGATTAGGAATTAAGCAGCTAGAAGAGAGCCCTTGGGAAGATTTTTCTAAAAGCTATAAAAAAGGTGATACTATTGAGGTTGAGATTGTAGAGAAAAAATCAAAAGGCTTTCAAGTAAGAGTTTATAATAAAATAATGGGATTTATTAGCAAAATTCAACTAGGAGATACAAAAGAATCTAGTTTAGAAACTTTTGAAAAATTGAGCATTGGAGATAAGCTTAAAGTGGTAATAACAAGTATTGATTTTAAAGACAAATCGGTGTTGCTCTCTTATAGAGAATATGAAAATCAAAGATCAAGAGAAGAGATTTCTTCTTATTTATTTAAAGGTAATGATGAGGAATCTTATAAACCATTTGAAAATTTATTAAAGAGGGATGAATAATGGCTAAGAACAATCTTTTAGTTTTTTTTATTGCTATTATTTTTGTGTTTGTATCTATTATTGTTGTTTTTTATAATTCTTTAGGCAAAGATTATGTAAAGAGTGGTGGAGAAATAGTTGAAAATCTTGAAAAGGATTTAAATGATTTTTTAAAAGAAAATGATGTCAAAGAGAGAGAAAAAATATCTCTTAGGATAAAAGAATTTATTTTAAAGGAAAAAGAAATTTCATCTTACTTTATTTCAAGGTTTTATTTGGCTAAAGCTATTTATTTACAAAGTCAAGCACAGTATGATGAGGCTATTAAGGATTTAGATATTGTTATTAAGGCAAAAGGTATTGAAAGCGAAATTGCTTTTATTAATAAAGCTGCAATTTATGAAAAAATGGGATTAAAAGAAGATGCTTTATTGGTTTATGAGGATCTTATTGATAGCACCAGTTTAGGGTTTTTAAAGGTAAGAGCTCTTTTAAGTAAGGCAATATTGATTGAGGAAAAAGATAAAGATCTTGCTGTGAAAGTATATGAAGAGATTGTTAAGTTTCCATATGAAAATAATTTATATATAAATATAGCAAATAATAAAATTTTAGAACTTAAGCAAAATTAATTTGTATTTTTAGGGAGGTTTTATAATTTTTTTTATCTTATATTTTATATTTTGTTTAGGGTTTTTTGGATGTGGTCTTGACAATATTTTAATCCTTCCTCCGCCAGAAAAGATCGACAATCGAATTTCAAGAGATTCTGTGGCTTTTTTTTTGCCAGCAGGTTATTTTTCTAATCAAGCAGCTGAAAAGTTAAGGGGTTTTGATATATATTACAAGTTTTATCCGGAAGGCGCCAATTATCATATAAGTAGTTTTCGAAAAAGTGTGGAAAAAGATTTTGAAGCTTTAAAGGGTGTTTTTGACAATGTTAGTGAATTTAATAATAGAGGGTTTTATAAAATAAATTTAAGTTCTACTATGTATTCAGGTAAGCCTGTTTTTAAATTAGATAAAGAATGGGTCGATAGTAAATTACCTTTGTATTTTGAGATAAATTTTGGAGAATTAAGAAAAGATGTTCCCGGTGAGGCTTTTATTATTGTAAGAAATGGAAATACTTCTTCATCTCCTGTTCTTCTTGAAAAGAAAAACATATATAGGTCTTATATTGACAAAGGGGAATATATAGGTTTTTCAAAATCTATTAAAAAGTCCAATTCTTTAGACAAAGAGAAAAGACCAATTGATTTAAAACATATAAACGACGATTTTTTTACAAAAGACATTGCCCCTAAATACAATTTGGCAATTTTTGTTATGGGTGTAGGCAGCATTGTTGACGATGCTTATAGTGTTCTTATTGATCTTGGAGATTTATCGGGATTCAGTTTGAATTAGTTGATTTTAAGGGAGGAGGGAGTGTGATAGTATTTTTTTCTCATTTGATTTTAACAAACATTGTTATTTCTTTTTTGGTAAGCTTTTTTGTTATGTTTTTAAACATATTGAATTTTAAGTTTTTAGTAATTTATTTAATAAGCTTTTTAGGTGGCATTATATTTCTATTTTTTATCCCTTTTTTCTATTCTGATTATTATGAAAGGCAAATAGATTTTATTCTTTATTTATTTCCTATTTTGGGTTCAGTGATTTTAATAGGTTTGATTAAATTCTCTGAAAGAAATAAGAACGACTTGTAAAAGAATGATTTTAAAAGAGCTAGGGGCTAATTATTTTTTAATATTTTTTATTAATTGATTTGTTAATAATTTTGTTAAAGAGTAAATGTTTATTTTTAGTGCAGTAGACTTATTGATTAGATTGTTTTATTATAGTTCTTATTAAATAAGAGATAATTTCCGCTATGAGGTGTCATAGTGAGTAAAAGAGAAGGATAATAGGAGGTTGATTTGGCAATTATTACAATGAAGAGCTTGTTAGAGGCCGGAGTTCATTTTGGGCATCAGGTAAAAAGGCTTGATCCTAGAATGAAAAGATTTATTTTTTCCGAGAGAAATGAAATACACATTTTAGATCTTCAAAAGACTTTACAGGGCATTAAAGATTCTTATGAGCTTGTTCAAAGAGTTATAAAAGATGGCAAAAAGGTACTTTTTATTGGAACTAAAAAGCAAGCTAGCGAGATAATCGAACAAGAAGCAAGAAGAAGTGATATGCCATATGTTAATAATAGATGGCTTGGGGGCATGCTTTCTAATTTTAATACGATTAGAAAATCTGTTCAAAAATTAAAAAAGCTAGAAAAGATGGAAGTTGATGGAACTTTTGATATGATAAGTAAAAAAGAGATTTCACAACTCAATCGTGAAAAATTAAAATTAGCTAAAAATTTATCAGGTATCAAAGACATGGAAACGCTTCCTGGTGCTATTTTTATCATTGATCCTAAGCGAGAGCAAATAGCTATTAATGAGGCTAGAAAATTAAAAATTCCTATTATTTCTGTGGTTGATACAAATTGTAATCCAGATGTTATTGATTGCCCAATTCCTGGTAATGATGATGCTATTCGTTCTGTTGCGTTGTTTACCAAAATAATATCTGATGCTATTTTAGAAAGTGATAAAGAGGTTGGTATTCAAATAATTGAAAATTTGAATGAAGAGGATTTGATGAAAGAAATTGAAACTAAAAATGATAAAAGCGATTTTATTGAAGAAGGGGGAAATAATTTATGAGCATTATTAGTCCTCAAGATGTAAAAAAACTTCGAGAAGAAACTAATGCTGGCTTTGGAGATTGTAAAAAAGCTTTGTCTGCTGCTGGTGGAGACTTTGAATTAGCTAAAAAAAAACTTAGAGAAATGGGAATTGCTTCTGCTGAGAAAAGACTTGACCGAGATGCAAAAGAAGGTAGAGTATTCTCATATTCAAATAATATTCATGCGGGTCTTTTGCTTGTTTCTTGTGAAACAGACTTTGTTGCTTTAAATCACAATTTTGTTAATTTTGGTAATTCTTTAATTAAGGAATTGGTAGAGAGCGGAAGAAATTCTTTAACTACTTCTCAAGAGTTAGAGCTTAAAAATTTAGCAGCTACAATAAAAGAAAATATTCAGGTTAAAAAAATTTTTATTACTGAAATTCAATCTAATGAATTTGTAAAAATTTATTTACATGGCGAACAATCTAAGATAGGTGTTTTAGTAAAATTAAAAGTAGATGATTTTTCTAAAGCTGAAGATAAAATGTTGCAAAATTTTGCCATGGATTTAACTTTACATGTGGCTGCTCTTGCTCCTATTTATTTGAAAAATGATGACGTTTGTCCGAATTATATTAAAGAGCAAGAAGAGATATTTGCTAAACAATTAGAACTTAGTGGCAAATCAGAAAACATAGTCAAAGGTATAGTTGCAGGGAAAATAAAAAAACATCTTTCTGAAATTTCTCTTCTTGAACAAAGTTTTGTAAAAAATGATAAAATCACCGTTAGGGATATGTTGGAAGAGGTTTCAAAGGCAATATCAAGTAAGATAGAAATAGTTGAGTTTAAGTATTTAAGGATAGGATAGATAATGTGCTGCTTTTTGTCAGCAAGGGGGAGTTTATATGGAAGATTATAAGGCTTTTCTAGATGAAAAGATGAGCAAGGTTCTTTTATCACTTGACAATGAGTATAAAACGCTAAGAACAGGCAGAATTAATAGTAATATTTTTGATAAAATTTATATTAATTACCATGGCCAAAGGACGCCTATAACCCAAGTGTCAAGTATTAGAATTCCTGAAGCGAGGCTTGTTGTTATTCAACCCTGGGATAAAACCATTTTAAATAAGATAGAGCAAGCCATACTTAATTCTGATCTTTCTATGAACCCCTCAAGCGATGGTTCGGTTATTAGAATTAAGGTTCCAGCTTTAACTAGTGAAAGGCGTCAAGATATTGTAAAGCATGCTAAAAAAATAGCAGAGGAGCATAAAATTTCAACCAGAAATATACGACAGGAATTAAAAAATAAGGTTAAAAAGCAAGAAAAAGAATCAGAAATCACAGAAGACAGTTTAAAAAGAATTTTAGACGATATTCAGAAATCTACAGATCTTTGTATTAAAAGGATAGATACGATTTTGGAATCTAAAATTCAAGAAATAATGGAAGTTTAAAGCCATGAATAAAAGTTCTCTTCCAAGTCATGTTGGAATTATCATGGATGGTAATAGAAGGTGGGCTTTAGGTAAGGGGGTGTCTTTTTCAGAAGGTTATAAGGAGGGTCTTAAAAGAGCAAAAGAAATAGTTATACACTCTTTAAAGTTAGGTATCAAATATTTATCCTTTTATGTATTTTCTACTGAAAATTGGAAAAGGGATGATTGTGAGATAAAAGAGTTAATGTTTTTAATTGCTAGTTATTTGAGGGCTGAATTTAATTTTTACAAAAAAAATGAAATAAAAATAATAGTTTCAGGAGATGTTGATTCTTTAAGTGAAGAAGTAAAAAGCTCTATAAAAGATTCTGTTGACTTTTCTAAAAATTTTAGCAATCTTGTTTTAAATTTAGCAATCAATTATGGGGGTCGCAATGAAATACTTAGAGCTGTTAGAAAATTTGTTTCAAGCGATTTTGATTTAGATTCTTTAGATGAGAGTACTTTTTCCAATTTTTTGGACAATCCAGAACTTCCCGATCTTGATCTTTTAATACGCACAGGTGGAAATATCAGAATAAGTAATTTTTTCTTATGGAGGATTGCTTATTCTGAGTTAATTTTTTCAAATGTTTTGTGGCCCGAATATTATGGTAATAGGTATAGTAAGGATTTAGATTGTTTTCAATTTAGAAGAAGAAATTTTGGGAGATGATTTATTGAGTAAGGCTAAGAGATTTGCTTTTTTTGCAAGGTTGGGAACGTTTTTATTTTTTGTTCCTTTGATTTTATTTTTAATATTTTTAGATTTTAAAAATTATTTATTGCTTAATATTTTAATTTTTATGTTTAGTGGTTTTGCAGCAAAAGAAGTTAATGATTTATTAAAATTTAAATCATCAGGACTTTCGAATATATTATCTTTTTTTTTAGGGTTTACTCCCCCAATTTTAACGTATATTCATTTTAATGTTTTTTATTTAGGCATGAATGTGGTATATTACTTAGTCATAGCGTTGGTGTTTAGTAATTGGATTGTTAATTTAGTGTTTATTAAAGAACATGAGATTGGAAACTTTTTATCTCAAGCAACGTCAATACTTTTTATACTTATATATCCTGGGGCATTAATGTCTTTTATAGTTTCTATTACAACTTTGCCTAAGGCTCCATTTTTAATGTTAATACTTTTTGCTATGGTAAGTGGAAACGATACTTTTGCATATCTTTTTGGCTATTTTTTAGGAAAAAACAGTTATCGTCCTACTATTATTAGTCCAAATAAAACATTAATGGGGTTTTTTGGGGGCATTTTGTTTTCTGTGTTTACTGCTATATTTGCGGTAGTTTTTAGATTAATAAATTTAAGCTATGGAGAATCTATTATTTTTGGCATTTTAATTGGAGTTTTTACTATTGTTGGTGACTTGTTTGAATCTGGATTAAAACGAAGTGCTGGGGTAAAAGATTCTGGGAAAATCATTCCCGGTAGAGGTGGGGCTCTTGATTCAATTGATTCTTTTCTTTTGACAGGCCCAATATTTTATTTATACTTATCTTAGTGCTTTTTGGAGGAAATTTTCATGTATATTCTTTTTAGTGTTTTGGCTCTTAGTTTTATAATATTTATTCATGAGCTGGGTCACTTTTTATTTGCTAAACTTTTTAAAGTTAAGGTTGAAGTTTTTTCTGTGGGTATAGGTCCTAGTATATTAAAGTTTAAAATTAATAATACTGAATATAGACTTTCTCCAATCCTTCTAGGAGGATATTGTAAGCTTAAAGGATTTGATCATCTAGAAAAGGAACTTAAGGTAAATAAAGAATTAGAAGCAGATAAAGATTCTTTGTTTGGAATTTCACATTTTAAAAAAATTTTAATATATTTTGCAGGCCCTTTATTTAATTTAATTTTTTCATTTATTGTTTTCATTTTTATAAGTATGATGGGAGTTATATATTTTGATCATTCTTCAAGGGTTAGTATTTTAAATAAAAATTCTTTTTTAAAAGATAAATTTAGAGATGGTGATATTATATTAAAGGTTAATAATAAAAAAATTGAATATTTTTCGGATTTGAGAAATATTATTCCGGAAAAAGAATCTACAGTTACATTTGATGTTTTAAGGGGGAAAGAAAGTATTACTTTTGAAGAGACCGTTAGTTTGCAAGGTTTTTTAAAAGAAATTGGTCCTTGGATTGATCTTGTGATAGCGGATGTGGTTTTAAATTCGCCTGCTAAGATTGCGGGAATGAAATCGGGTGACGAAATAATTAGCATTGATAATATTCTTTTAAAAAATAAAAGAGATTTAGATGATTTACTTAAGAATTTAAACTCGGATGTTGTGGAGATTAAGTTTTCTAGGAATGGAGAAATTTTTTCTTCAAAATTAGTATTTCAGGATAAAAGTAAAATGATTGGAATATATTTTTCGCCACCTTTAAAAAGGATAATTAAAGTAGAAAATGTTTCAAGTGCTATTAAAAATTCTTTTTTTAAGGTTGTAAGTGCTATGCAAGACATTTTATATTCTATTTTTTTATTGTTAACAAATTTTTTAAATACTTCTAAGAGTGTGTCAGGCCCTATTGGAATTATAGGAGTTCTCTCTTCATCTTATTCTTTAGGACTATTGTATTGGATTAATAACATTTCTGTTTTAAGCTTAATTCTTGCTGGTATGAATTTGTTTTTTATTGTAATACCTGTTTTTGATGGGGGACAAATTTTTATTAGCTTTATTGAACTTTTACGTGGAAAAAGATTTAAGGCTAAAACCATTTATTCTTTTTATAGTTTTGGTATTTTTTTAGCGCTGTTTCTTTTTGGTTTAGGCCTTTTTAATGATCTTAAGGGCCTTTTACATATACTAAATTAAAAATTAGAAATGTATTTTAGCATAAGCCAAAAGTGAGATACCGATGCAATTATTATTAATATGTGAAATACATCATGCATTTTCATGTTAATTATTGGATTGAATTTTTTACTTAAAATATATACTATTCCGCCTATTGTATATACGATTCCACCAAAAACTAACCAAAAAAATCCTTTTCCGTTAAGAGCATTGTAAATGGGCTTAATTTTAAAAAGGATGAGCCACCCCATGATTATAAATATAGACCCATTAAACCAACCCGGGCTATTTGTGAATATTGCTTTAAAAATGATTCCGATTATAGCCAGGCTCCATACTATAGATAAGATTATTAGTCCTGATTTGTTTGGCACAAGGATTGCACATGCAGGAGTATATGTTCCTGCTATTAGAATAAATATTGAAATATGATCAAATTTTCTAAAGATTTTTTTTATCTTACTTCCTTTTGGGAATATGTGGTAAAGAGTGCTCATTACATATAATAGAGTCATTGAAAATCCGTAAATAAAGAATACAAGTATATGTAAATCCTTTTTCTTAAGGGTAGATATTGTAATAAGAATTGTTGTTCCAATTATAGACAAAATTATTCCAAAAAGATGCGATATAGAACTAAAAAGCTCATTCTTTGGTATTTTACTTGTATTAACATTACTTAATGAATAATTTTTAATTTTGTTTTCTGTAAGCATAATTTTGCCTCCGGTTGATCATGTATTTATAAAAAACTTATAATACATTACTTTAATTGCAAATTTTTCTCAAGATCAAATTAAATCTTGTCTTGTTTGATTTATTTAATCTTATTATTTAGCTTGTTTCATAAATAATTTTTTTTTTGTAAAAAAAGCTTTATAATAAATAGTGTTTGCTGAAATTAGCATTGGAGAGGCTTAGCATGATTAACTTTATTAAAATAATTAACTTTTCAAGTTTGCAAAAATTTTCTAAAGCACTACGAGTGCCCATTTCTATTTTACCAGTTTCATGTTTGTTGATTGGTATTGGGTCTGTATTTTCAAATCCTTCTAATGTTGTTTATATTGATAAATTCTTTTTTCAAGATGTTTTGGGTTTAATGAAGGCTATAGGCAATGCTATTCTTCTCAATATGCCTTTAATTTTTTCTATTGGAATTGCTGTTGGAGTTGCAAGAATGGGACAGGGAATAGCAGCTTTAGGAGGGCTTATTGGTTATTTAACATTTAATATTACTGGAAATTATTTTATTGAAACTTTTTCAGGCCTTGTTGAAGCAGAGGTAATGTCTTCTGTGGGGCGTATAAATTTTCTTGGCGTTCAAACTTTAAATACGGGAATTGCAGGTTCTTTAGCGGTAGGGCTTTTGGTTGGTTATTTGCATAATAAATTTTATAATATGAAGCTGCCAAAGCCTTTTATATTTTTTTCAGAGTGTCATTTTATGCCCACAGTAATACTTTTGCCTTTTTGTGTTATTTTAGCGATATTTTTTTGTTTAATTTGGTCAAGTTTTGACAAATTAATTACATCTTTAGGCTTGTTTGTTTTTAGATTTGAATATTTTGGTAGTTTTCTTTATGGATTTTTAAATAGGCTGCTATTGCCTTTAGGATTGCATTCTATTTTATCTTTTCCTTTTGAGTTTACTTCTTTAGGTGGAGTGGAGACAATTAATGGTAATACTGTTAGGGGTCTTAAGAATATATTTTACGCGCAGTTATTAGACCCATCACTTGTTAAATTTTCATCAGGCTTTGCTAAGATTGGTAGTGGGTTTTATCTATCTATTATGTTTGGATTGCCTGGAGCAGCATTAGGAGTTTACAAGGGCATTGTTCATGAGAATAAAAGTAGGATTGCAGCTCTTCTTTTTTCTGGCGCTTTGACGGCTTTTTTTACAGGAATAACTGAGCCTTTAGAATTTTTATTTATTTTCACAGCGCCTTTGCTTTATTTTGTTCATACCATTTATTCGGGATTTGCATTATTGCTTGCTAATTTTTTTGATGTTACGATTGGTAATACTTTTTCTAATGGATTTTTGGATTTTTTTATGTTTGGAATGCTTCAAGGAAATTCTAAGACAAATTGGATTAGTATGGTACCTTTGGGGGCGGTCTTTTTTGCTCTTTATTATTTTACTTTTAGTTGTCTTTATAGATATTTTGATTTTCAAATATTTATTGCAGATGATCCATTTTTTGAAGGTCAAGAAGGCAAGCTAGAGGGTCTTGGAATTGCACATCTTTTAATTCAAGGTCTTGGTGGATTTGATAACATTACAAAGCTTGATGTTTGTTCTACAAGGTTACATGTAGATGTTATTAATACTGAGCTTGTTGATAATGATTTGCTTAAAGAAGCCGGAGTTCTTAAGATAGGGTTTGTTAATGGCAAAGTGCAGCTTTTTTATGGATCTAATGTTTTTTATATTAAAAAGGCTATTGATACCTATTCTCCAAAAAGTCTTTTTAAAGCTAGTGTTATGGTTGCAGTTGACAATGTTAAAAAAGGCTTTAAGACTTATATTGAAATGAAAGAAGATAAAAAACTTGAAAAACAAGGTAAATTAGGAAAAGCTTATAAGCTTAGTGAATTAGAAGAAGATTAAGAGTTTAGATCATGCTTTAGTTTTATTCTGCGTTATAAATAAATTTTTATTGTTGAAAAAAATTAGTCTCTCTTATATACTAACAAAGTAACCTTTGTTGCATGTTTTGCAATGCGTTAGACCATGAGGAGTTTAAATGATGATTAAAAGGTATGAGGCATGTTTTTTGTTTAAAAGTGAAGAGTTTGAATATAAAGGTTCTTTAGAAGAGGTTAAAAAATCCCTAGAATTGTTCGGTGCAACTGATATTATTAGCAATTTTATTGGGGAGAGGGCCTTAGAATATCCTATTAAAAAGCAAGCTAGGGGTCGTTATGAAATAATAGAATTTAGTATGGAAGGTAATAATTTAAAAGAGCTTGAATCAAGGCTTAAGTTAATTAAAAATTTACTTAGGTATATGATTTTGGTCAAAATAGTTAGAAAGATTAATACTAAAAAAATTAAAAGAAGAAATTTTAGAGAATTTAGAGATAATATTGACAAAGAAAATCCTAAAAGTGGCTCTAAGATCGAAACACCAATAAGTTCTGAAAGTGCAGATGTTCAGGAAAAATAAGAGGGTTTTAAATGGCTGATATTAATTCATTAGTATTATCGGGTAGGCTTACAAGAGATTCAGAGCTTTCTTATACAGAAAGTGGTATGGCTGTTCTTAGGTTTTCTTTAGCTAATAATAGAAGAATGAAAAAAAATGATGAATGGATTGATTATCCGCAATATTTCGATTGTGTTATTTTTTCAAAAAGAGCCGAAAGTCTCAATGAGTATTTGAAAAAGGGTAAGCAAGTTGTAGTAAGTGGATCTCTTAAGTATGAAAGCTGGCAAGATAGGAATACGGGTGATAAGAGGAGTAAGGTAAATATATTTGTAGACAATTTGCAAATGTTTAGCTCAGGTTCTAATACTTTTCAAATGCAACAAGATTCAGATGTTAATAGTTTGCCAAATCATAAAAGAGAAGATGTAATTAAGGATATTGATATTGATGATGATAAATTTAATGAAGATATACCTTTTTAATGGAGTTTAAGTTTATGTATAAAGATAGAGATGTAAATCAAAGAGATTCAAGATTTGAAAATCAGCAGGATGGTTTTAAAAAAAATCCAAATTTCAGATTTTTTAAGAGAAAATCGTGTAAGTTTTGTGATTCTGGTAAACATCCGGATTATAAAGATTTTGATTTTCTTAAAAAATTTATTACCGAACAAGGTAAAATTTTACCCAAAAGAATTACTGGAACTTCTGCTAAACATCAAAGGCGATTGGCATTAGAAATTAAACGGGCAAGATATATGGCTTTATTGCCTTTTGTAAAAAAATAGTTATTTAGGGGTAATTATGAAAGTGATTTTAAAAGAAGATTTTATTAATCTTGGAAGAGAAGGAGATATTGTAGAGGTAAAAGATGGATTTGCAAGAAATTATTTATTACCCAAAGGTTTTGCAGTTTTTTCAAATAAACATAATGTTGAAATTTTTAATCAAAAAAGAAGATCAATATTAAAAAAGCAAGAAACAAAAAAACAAATTGCCAACGATCTGAAATCTAAACTTGATCTTGTTAAATTAGAATTTTTTATGCAATCTAATGATTCTGGTAAATTGTTTCATAGTGTTAACAGTTTAAATATTGCCGAGGAACTTCTTAAACTTGGTTTTGATATAGAGAGAAAAAAAATAGATATACATCGTGGAACTTTAAAGACTTTTGGAACTTATGATGTAACAATTAAGCTTTATGAAGGCATTAGCTCTATTATTAAAGTAGAGATAAAAAAAGAAGAAAAGCAAGAGG
It contains:
- a CDS encoding 30S ribosomal protein S1: MENQKDLQENYLKVLERVELGSRVSGTIVNIMKDYVLVDIGYKSEGFIKIEEFENVPKIGDKLEAIVERIGGELGLILSVEKLDSLNFQDKVSEYIQNKKVIKGKVLVELSNGYKIQINENVSGFMPFYLSSKSKDEKLKRGSIVEFYILEASEADGLRLILDRRTLERERDFAKRIELVSSYNQEDVVDGVVDRITEYGAIIKIKNFVTGILHKRNIAFNQVENIEDFIRVGDKLKLKIIKINPQTGKMELSLKALKANPWDSVDIKYKIDSIVKGKVAKILPFGAVIELDSELSGFLHISNFSWIRVVKSPQELIKLGQIVEVKILEIDKENQKISLGIKQINENPWERLTEKYPIGKVIQGVVTNITKTGAFVNIEEGIDAYVSKFDISWLEEIDPEEYFKIGDLVNGKVLEVDKRKRNVRLGIKQLEESPWEDFSKSYKKGDTIEVEIVEKKSKGFQVRVYNKIMGFISKIQLGDTKESSLETFEKLSIGDKLKVVITSIDFKDKSVLLSYREYENQRSREEISSYLFKGNDEESYKPFENLLKRDE
- a CDS encoding tetratricopeptide repeat protein; protein product: MAKNNLLVFFIAIIFVFVSIIVVFYNSLGKDYVKSGGEIVENLEKDLNDFLKENDVKEREKISLRIKEFILKEKEISSYFISRFYLAKAIYLQSQAQYDEAIKDLDIVIKAKGIESEIAFINKAAIYEKMGLKEDALLVYEDLIDSTSLGFLKVRALLSKAILIEEKDKDLAVKVYEEIVKFPYENNLYINIANNKILELKQN
- the rpsB gene encoding 30S ribosomal protein S2, with protein sequence MAIITMKSLLEAGVHFGHQVKRLDPRMKRFIFSERNEIHILDLQKTLQGIKDSYELVQRVIKDGKKVLFIGTKKQASEIIEQEARRSDMPYVNNRWLGGMLSNFNTIRKSVQKLKKLEKMEVDGTFDMISKKEISQLNREKLKLAKNLSGIKDMETLPGAIFIIDPKREQIAINEARKLKIPIISVVDTNCNPDVIDCPIPGNDDAIRSVALFTKIISDAILESDKEVGIQIIENLNEEDLMKEIETKNDKSDFIEEGGNNL
- the tsf gene encoding translation elongation factor Ts, coding for MSIISPQDVKKLREETNAGFGDCKKALSAAGGDFELAKKKLREMGIASAEKRLDRDAKEGRVFSYSNNIHAGLLLVSCETDFVALNHNFVNFGNSLIKELVESGRNSLTTSQELELKNLAATIKENIQVKKIFITEIQSNEFVKIYLHGEQSKIGVLVKLKVDDFSKAEDKMLQNFAMDLTLHVAALAPIYLKNDDVCPNYIKEQEEIFAKQLELSGKSENIVKGIVAGKIKKHLSEISLLEQSFVKNDKITVRDMLEEVSKAISSKIEIVEFKYLRIG
- the frr gene encoding ribosome recycling factor, translating into MEDYKAFLDEKMSKVLLSLDNEYKTLRTGRINSNIFDKIYINYHGQRTPITQVSSIRIPEARLVVIQPWDKTILNKIEQAILNSDLSMNPSSDGSVIRIKVPALTSERRQDIVKHAKKIAEEHKISTRNIRQELKNKVKKQEKESEITEDSLKRILDDIQKSTDLCIKRIDTILESKIQEIMEV
- the uppS gene encoding polyprenyl diphosphate synthase, with the protein product MNKSSLPSHVGIIMDGNRRWALGKGVSFSEGYKEGLKRAKEIVIHSLKLGIKYLSFYVFSTENWKRDDCEIKELMFLIASYLRAEFNFYKKNEIKIIVSGDVDSLSEEVKSSIKDSVDFSKNFSNLVLNLAINYGGRNEILRAVRKFVSSDFDLDSLDESTFSNFLDNPELPDLDLLIRTGGNIRISNFFLWRIAYSELIFSNVLWPEYYGNRYSKDLDCFQFRRRNFGR
- a CDS encoding phosphatidate cytidylyltransferase — protein: MGDDLLSKAKRFAFFARLGTFLFFVPLILFLIFLDFKNYLLLNILIFMFSGFAAKEVNDLLKFKSSGLSNILSFFLGFTPPILTYIHFNVFYLGMNVVYYLVIALVFSNWIVNLVFIKEHEIGNFLSQATSILFILIYPGALMSFIVSITTLPKAPFLMLILFAMVSGNDTFAYLFGYFLGKNSYRPTIISPNKTLMGFFGGILFSVFTAIFAVVFRLINLSYGESIIFGILIGVFTIVGDLFESGLKRSAGVKDSGKIIPGRGGALDSIDSFLLTGPIFYLYLS
- the rseP gene encoding RIP metalloprotease RseP, whose product is MYILFSVLALSFIIFIHELGHFLFAKLFKVKVEVFSVGIGPSILKFKINNTEYRLSPILLGGYCKLKGFDHLEKELKVNKELEADKDSLFGISHFKKILIYFAGPLFNLIFSFIVFIFISMMGVIYFDHSSRVSILNKNSFLKDKFRDGDIILKVNNKKIEYFSDLRNIIPEKESTVTFDVLRGKESITFEETVSLQGFLKEIGPWIDLVIADVVLNSPAKIAGMKSGDEIISIDNILLKNKRDLDDLLKNLNSDVVEIKFSRNGEIFSSKLVFQDKSKMIGIYFSPPLKRIIKVENVSSAIKNSFFKVVSAMQDILYSIFLLLTNFLNTSKSVSGPIGIIGVLSSSYSLGLLYWINNISVLSLILAGMNLFFIVIPVFDGGQIFISFIELLRGKRFKAKTIYSFYSFGIFLALFLFGLGLFNDLKGLLHILN
- the trhA gene encoding PAQR family membrane homeostasis protein TrhA, which produces MLTENKIKNYSLSNVNTSKIPKNELFSSISHLFGIILSIIGTTILITISTLKKKDLHILVFFIYGFSMTLLYVMSTLYHIFPKGSKIKKIFRKFDHISIFILIAGTYTPACAILVPNKSGLIILSIVWSLAIIGIIFKAIFTNSPGWFNGSIFIIMGWLILFKIKPIYNALNGKGFFWLVFGGIVYTIGGIVYILSKKFNPIINMKMHDVFHILIIIASVSHFWLMLKYISNF